In Lycium ferocissimum isolate CSIRO_LF1 unplaced genomic scaffold, AGI_CSIRO_Lferr_CH_V1 ctg4626, whole genome shotgun sequence, one DNA window encodes the following:
- the LOC132044486 gene encoding uncharacterized protein LOC132044486, which yields MAIGVRAWTGEIHGTVICDVCSDSSIGPEDHGLEGAEVAVLCITKSGEVLNYQAFTNLKGIYRVAETMPESDRWDVCLARSISSFHELCTHIRNSNSGVKFSYYHPSGHSHTVRPFVYRPASVPTFCI from the exons ATGGCAATTGGAGTAAGAGCATGGACTGGTGAAATCCATGGCACAGTTATTTGTGATGTGTGCAGTGATTCTTCAATTGGTCCTGAAGATCATGGTTTAGaag GTGCTGAGGTTGCTGTTCTTTGCATAACTAAATCCGGAGAAGTTCTAAATTATCAGGCATTCACAAACTTAAAGGGGATTTATAGAGTGGCAGAGACAATGCCAGAGAGTGATCGTTGGGATGTGTGCTTAGCAAGATCCATCAGCAGTTTCCATGAACTATGCACCCATATACGAAATAGTAACTCAGGTGTGAAGTTCAGCTACTATCATCCTTCCGGACATTCCCACACAGTCAGACCATTTGTGTATCGTCCAGCCAGTGTCCCGACATTCTGCATCTAG